Proteins co-encoded in one Cardiobacteriaceae bacterium TAE3-ERU3 genomic window:
- a CDS encoding transposase has protein sequence EVAEQTEQWVELYNIERPHDSLNDMTPIQYKMSA, from the coding sequence GGGAGGTGGCCGAACAAACGGAGCAATGGGTTGAGTTATACAACATAGAGCGGCCACATGACTCGCTCAATGATATGACTCCAATTCAATACAAAATGAGTGCTTAA